In a genomic window of Halalkalibacillus sediminis:
- a CDS encoding sulfite exporter TauE/SafE family protein: MDYIWLFMIGIIATTLGTLAGGGGLVSLPAMLLLGMPVHSAIGANKISNTFSSLSSFIMIYRRKGVSLKEGLKIIPISLAGGVTGGLIASMLAEEILMKIAIFLLIFAFIMSFVSKAPFTGNDHFYLNKQSAPSLFGIGIYDGAFGPGQGTLMLYLFSYLKISYYKAVGLVRVATFSSCFGAAISYIATGQIIWGLTLALLLGSLTGAQIGVRLAGMIKVSYVKVLLRLVTASLIIQMVVDMFF, translated from the coding sequence ATGGATTACATATGGTTATTTATGATTGGTATAATTGCAACTACCTTAGGAACTCTAGCTGGGGGTGGTGGTTTGGTGAGCTTGCCCGCTATGTTATTGCTTGGGATGCCAGTTCACTCGGCGATTGGAGCAAACAAGATTTCTAATACATTCAGCTCTTTATCCAGTTTTATCATGATTTATCGAAGAAAAGGTGTGAGCCTTAAAGAAGGGCTAAAAATCATTCCGATCAGCCTAGCGGGTGGTGTTACAGGCGGATTGATCGCTTCCATGCTTGCAGAGGAAATATTGATGAAAATCGCTATATTCTTGCTTATATTTGCTTTTATCATGTCTTTTGTGAGCAAGGCACCTTTTACTGGTAACGACCATTTCTATTTGAATAAACAAAGTGCCCCCTCCCTCTTCGGCATCGGCATTTATGACGGTGCATTCGGGCCAGGGCAAGGGACACTGATGCTTTACTTATTTTCTTATCTGAAAATCAGCTATTATAAGGCGGTTGGACTTGTGCGGGTCGCTACCTTCTCATCATGTTTTGGTGCTGCAATCAGTTACATAGCAACAGGCCAAATTATTTGGGGCTTGACCCTTGCATTGCTCCTCGGCTCATTGACAGGAGCCCAAATCGGCGTACGGCTAGCCGGAATGATCAAAGTCTCATACGTAAAAGTGTTGCTACGTTTAGTTACAGCATCATTAATCATACAAATGGTTGTTGATATGTTTTTTTAA
- a CDS encoding DinB family protein: protein MLSKKDTVLQHNERTLEYVDALDKLTNEEWNSPMSEGKWSVGEVIAHFKPWDELVMEKRVPYFFSDEPFPDKGFETDERNKEAAKFARENRQEEVIERFKDHRKRFIDTLNQLDEDDFDKEIQIRDEKITIYDYFEFMIRHDDHHFKQIDAFLAKN, encoded by the coding sequence ATGCTCTCTAAAAAAGATACAGTCTTACAACACAATGAACGTACGTTAGAATATGTTGATGCTCTCGACAAATTGACTAACGAGGAATGGAATAGCCCTATGTCTGAGGGCAAGTGGTCAGTCGGTGAAGTGATCGCACACTTCAAGCCTTGGGATGAGCTAGTAATGGAAAAGCGTGTTCCATATTTTTTCTCAGATGAACCATTTCCGGATAAAGGATTTGAAACAGATGAACGTAATAAAGAAGCGGCAAAATTTGCTCGAGAAAATAGACAAGAAGAGGTCATCGAACGATTCAAGGATCACAGAAAGAGATTCATTGATACGTTGAATCAGCTAGATGAAGATGATTTCGATAAAGAAATTCAAATCAGAGATGAAAAGATCACGATTTATGACTATTTTGAATTTATGATTAGACACGACGATCATCACTTTAAACAAATTGATGCGTTCCTCGCAAAAAATTAA
- a CDS encoding PH domain-containing protein, with product MGIFDGMMNNASEVDAKKVEQELSDLLASSEEVEHAYKLVRDLFVFTNKRLILVDKQGVTGKKTEYHSIPYQNIAHFSVETAGTFDLDAELKIWVSGSSTPIEKTFNKQLNIYKVQAVLAEYVC from the coding sequence ATGGGAATTTTTGACGGAATGATGAATAATGCTTCAGAAGTGGACGCCAAGAAAGTGGAACAAGAATTAAGTGATCTACTAGCTTCGTCTGAAGAGGTCGAACATGCGTATAAACTTGTACGCGACTTATTTGTCTTTACTAACAAACGACTGATATTGGTAGATAAACAAGGTGTCACTGGCAAAAAAACTGAGTACCATTCAATCCCTTACCAAAATATCGCCCACTTCTCAGTCGAAACGGCAGGTACGTTCGACCTAGATGCTGAGCTGAAAATTTGGGTCTCAGGAAGTTCAACCCCGATCGAGAAGACCTTCAACAAACAACTTAACATATACAAAGTGCAAGCTGTATTAGCTGAATACGTCTGTTAA
- a CDS encoding DUF488 domain-containing protein — MNIQLKRIYEKANKNDGQRVLVDGVWPRGVSKEDAHLDKWLKEIAPSKDLRQWFGHDPDKFNDFKKKYKEELKEDQRKEAFNELKGMANKKKLTILFATKEEDYNHAQVLKNLLK, encoded by the coding sequence ATGAATATCCAACTTAAAAGAATTTATGAAAAAGCCAACAAAAATGATGGCCAGCGTGTGCTTGTTGACGGAGTTTGGCCGAGGGGTGTCTCAAAAGAGGATGCTCACCTAGATAAATGGTTGAAGGAAATCGCACCAAGTAAAGACCTCAGACAATGGTTTGGTCATGATCCTGATAAGTTCAATGACTTCAAGAAAAAGTACAAAGAAGAATTAAAGGAAGATCAACGGAAAGAAGCTTTCAATGAATTGAAGGGTATGGCGAATAAAAAGAAGTTGACTATTCTGTTTGCTACAAAGGAAGAAGATTATAATCATGCCCAAGTTTTGAAAAATCTATTAAAATAG
- a CDS encoding four-helix bundle copper-binding protein: MSKHENQSLISALHDCMAACNHCYDSCLKEDDVKMMAECIRLDRECADICGFFEQALLRDTPFKAELAKVCAEICEACGKECEKHDHDHCQECAKACFNCAKECRKVA, encoded by the coding sequence ATGTCTAAACACGAAAACCAATCATTGATTTCAGCATTACACGACTGCATGGCCGCATGTAACCATTGTTATGATTCATGCTTGAAAGAAGATGACGTCAAGATGATGGCAGAATGTATTCGCCTTGACCGTGAGTGCGCAGATATTTGCGGATTTTTTGAACAAGCTTTACTTAGAGATACTCCATTCAAAGCGGAGCTGGCTAAAGTTTGTGCCGAAATTTGTGAGGCATGTGGTAAAGAATGTGAAAAACATGATCATGACCACTGCCAAGAATGTGCGAAAGCATGCTTCAATTGCGCTAAAGAATGCAGAAAAGTGGCATAA
- a CDS encoding sensor domain-containing diguanylate cyclase, giving the protein MGQQTELNVVLKEQSKMIEMIALGTYSLQDILEHLTNTVDYVIPDIQSSILLFDEENEILGMGIGPSLPQDFLDTVDGLKPGPKAGSCGTAAFHRQKVVVEDTSSDPLWEDFREIAEKYHLSSCSSIPIISSKNKLLGTMAFYSKNKNVKLDQEFEILETFANLAKLIIERKQEENQLRLSNTVIENSPVVVVRWKVDKNWPVEYISNNIVQFGYSPKEFLEDQINYASILHPIDLGRVQKEVNEHIQNRETNYQQEYRIFTKDGDIRWIDDRTVLVWDQNGNLTHIEGVLLDISDRKEAEERAHYLANNDPLTGLPNRRYLQTVLDQEITSTNSKGKKLALLYLDCDNFKKINDQLGHSAGDEFLIYLAKRLKNCIRETDVIARIGGDEFTVILRNVEEESDILCVINRILETTSEPWKLQGEVFHVTMSVGIAVYPDDGEDTETLIRKADIALYKAKDDGKNTFQWYEHKKEEAR; this is encoded by the coding sequence ATGGGACAACAGACTGAGTTGAATGTGGTGCTAAAGGAACAAAGTAAAATGATTGAGATGATTGCATTAGGTACTTATTCTTTGCAAGACATTCTTGAACATTTAACGAATACAGTGGATTACGTCATTCCCGATATTCAATCGTCCATCCTTTTATTTGATGAGGAAAATGAGATTCTAGGAATGGGAATTGGACCAAGCCTTCCTCAGGACTTTTTGGATACCGTAGATGGATTGAAACCAGGGCCGAAAGCTGGCTCATGCGGAACTGCTGCGTTTCACCGCCAAAAAGTAGTTGTGGAAGATACATCGAGTGATCCTTTATGGGAAGATTTCAGGGAGATTGCTGAAAAGTATCATCTGAGTTCATGCTCCTCGATTCCAATAATTTCATCGAAGAATAAGCTACTTGGGACGATGGCTTTCTATTCAAAAAATAAAAACGTTAAATTGGATCAAGAATTTGAAATCCTTGAGACATTTGCTAATTTGGCTAAGTTGATCATTGAACGGAAACAAGAAGAAAATCAACTTCGTCTTTCGAATACAGTGATTGAAAATAGTCCAGTTGTCGTGGTTCGCTGGAAGGTTGATAAAAATTGGCCAGTTGAATATATTTCGAATAATATCGTTCAATTTGGATATTCACCTAAAGAGTTTTTAGAAGATCAAATCAATTATGCTTCAATTCTTCACCCGATCGACTTAGGTCGAGTCCAAAAAGAAGTAAATGAACATATTCAAAATAGAGAAACGAACTACCAACAAGAGTATCGCATTTTTACTAAGGATGGCGATATTCGATGGATAGACGATCGTACAGTCCTGGTATGGGATCAGAATGGAAATTTAACTCATATAGAGGGCGTTTTACTAGATATTTCTGATCGTAAAGAAGCGGAAGAACGCGCGCATTATTTAGCTAATAATGACCCGTTGACTGGACTACCCAACAGAAGATATTTGCAAACCGTATTAGATCAAGAGATTACTAGTACGAATAGTAAAGGGAAAAAATTGGCACTTTTATATCTTGATTGTGATAATTTCAAAAAAATCAATGACCAGCTGGGGCACAGTGCGGGAGATGAGTTTTTAATCTATCTTGCTAAACGTCTTAAGAATTGTATTCGTGAAACCGATGTGATTGCAAGAATTGGTGGCGATGAATTCACGGTGATCTTGAGAAACGTGGAAGAAGAAAGTGACATTCTGTGTGTAATCAATCGCATTCTTGAAACAACAAGTGAACCATGGAAGTTACAAGGAGAAGTTTTCCATGTCACCATGAGTGTCGGAATAGCTGTATATCCTGATGATGGGGAAGATACCGAAACCTTGATCAGAAAGGCAGACATTGCATTATATAAAGCAAAAGATGATGGGAAAAATACTTTCCAGTGGTATGAGCATAAGAAAGAGGAAGCCAGATAA
- a CDS encoding cation:proton antiporter translates to MNAYHLITFVAIGFIIYAIDKRKEYFPVPIILLTLGIALSFIPFYAEAELTKKIIFEWFLPAILFVSAYQFPLKDFKKYFGVFTALATVGMLLTAFLLAGAMAATIGIALSIGFIGTLLIASILTPTDPVSVVNILKKSTDKAQLADIVEGESMFNDGTSVVLFTVVAGIYTNEQNFAILTFFKEFALVAFGGLAIGLVIGYTVSKIIHVTHHEEYQVMVSVVMAYGAFLVAEHFGVSGVLATVAAGLLFSYEIQDLENEEKYRNYLDGFWEVVNPVLLSILFIVMGIEAMDLLKWNHLWAIGVLFLLTLVVRFLVLYGVFQAIPKWRHEFSLKNINLMTWAGIKGTMSIALLLGFKDQYSGEAELIFSLTIGVIILSLVVQSLIIYPLTKWQQHH, encoded by the coding sequence ATGAATGCCTATCATCTTATAACCTTTGTTGCGATTGGATTCATCATATACGCAATCGATAAGAGGAAGGAATACTTTCCGGTCCCGATTATTTTATTGACGTTAGGAATAGCCCTTTCGTTTATTCCTTTCTATGCAGAAGCGGAATTGACTAAAAAAATTATTTTTGAGTGGTTCCTTCCAGCCATTCTGTTTGTTTCTGCTTATCAGTTTCCACTAAAAGATTTCAAGAAATATTTTGGAGTTTTTACAGCGTTAGCTACGGTAGGAATGCTATTGACTGCGTTTCTTTTAGCTGGGGCTATGGCGGCAACAATAGGAATCGCCTTATCGATTGGGTTTATTGGAACGCTACTAATTGCATCGATATTGACTCCGACAGACCCTGTTTCCGTCGTCAATATCTTGAAAAAGTCGACTGACAAGGCTCAGCTTGCTGATATTGTCGAAGGTGAATCGATGTTCAATGATGGGACAAGTGTGGTACTTTTTACTGTAGTAGCAGGCATTTATACAAATGAACAAAACTTTGCAATTCTGACTTTCTTTAAGGAGTTTGCCCTAGTAGCTTTTGGAGGCTTAGCCATCGGGTTAGTCATCGGCTACACCGTAAGTAAGATCATCCATGTCACCCACCATGAGGAATACCAGGTAATGGTAAGTGTCGTCATGGCTTATGGTGCATTCTTGGTAGCAGAGCATTTTGGGGTATCTGGTGTTCTTGCCACGGTTGCTGCGGGCTTACTATTCTCTTATGAGATTCAAGACTTAGAGAATGAAGAGAAATACCGTAATTATTTAGATGGTTTTTGGGAGGTAGTGAATCCTGTATTACTATCTATCTTGTTCATCGTGATGGGAATAGAGGCGATGGATTTGCTGAAATGGAACCACCTTTGGGCAATTGGCGTTCTTTTTCTATTGACTTTAGTTGTAAGATTCTTAGTTCTGTATGGTGTCTTTCAAGCTATTCCTAAATGGAGACATGAGTTCAGTTTAAAAAATATAAACCTGATGACGTGGGCAGGAATTAAGGGAACGATGTCTATTGCGTTGTTATTAGGTTTCAAAGATCAATATAGTGGAGAAGCAGAGCTGATTTTTTCGCTGACAATTGGCGTTATCATTTTATCTTTGGTTGTTCAAAGTTTAATAATTTACCCACTGACGAAATGGCAACAGCACCATTGA
- a CDS encoding DUF456 domain-containing protein, whose protein sequence is MDFILWLVVIALFILSFIGIIYPIIPAPVVLWGGFLVYHFFIDSGELTWVFWTSMIILTAILIIADVIANSYFVKRFGGSKKGEWVAAIAVIFGSFIIPPFGILVLPFVAVFITELLQKRTLYDAGRASIGSLLGFLSGSVAKFIITLVMVIWFLVVVIF, encoded by the coding sequence ATGGATTTCATTTTATGGTTAGTAGTGATTGCGCTATTTATTTTAAGTTTTATTGGAATCATATATCCGATTATTCCTGCTCCAGTTGTTTTATGGGGTGGTTTCTTGGTTTATCACTTCTTCATCGACTCCGGTGAGCTCACATGGGTTTTCTGGACTTCCATGATTATTTTGACAGCGATACTCATAATCGCAGATGTGATTGCGAATAGTTATTTTGTTAAACGGTTCGGAGGTTCTAAAAAAGGGGAATGGGTCGCTGCGATTGCGGTAATTTTCGGTTCATTCATCATACCTCCGTTTGGAATACTGGTACTACCATTTGTAGCTGTATTCATCACTGAGTTACTTCAAAAAAGGACTCTCTATGATGCTGGAAGAGCATCCATAGGTTCTTTGCTCGGTTTCCTGAGTGGTTCAGTGGCCAAATTCATCATCACCCTCGTGATGGTTATTTGGTTCTTGGTTGTCGTTATTTTTTAA
- a CDS encoding ASCH domain-containing protein: protein MNHHMGLYEEPMEAIKSGNKKIEVRLNDEKRRKISVGDTITFTKVPEETEQIKVEVTAMVSYSSFHEMYSNFPASDLGAEGKTIEEMVKSTYHIYTPEQEKKWGTLAIQVKLIQ from the coding sequence ATGAATCATCATATGGGATTATATGAAGAACCGATGGAAGCAATCAAATCGGGAAATAAAAAGATAGAAGTTCGTTTGAATGACGAAAAAAGAAGGAAGATTAGTGTTGGTGATACAATCACTTTCACCAAGGTGCCAGAGGAGACTGAACAAATAAAAGTAGAAGTCACAGCAATGGTCTCTTACTCAAGTTTTCACGAAATGTATTCAAATTTTCCTGCTTCAGATTTAGGAGCAGAGGGTAAGACGATAGAAGAGATGGTTAAAAGTACTTATCATATTTATACCCCTGAACAAGAGAAAAAGTGGGGGACGTTGGCAATTCAAGTTAAGCTTATTCAATAA
- a CDS encoding short-chain dehydrogenase produces MKRALVVGGTGMLKEATIWLHHQGYRVSVIGRSHEKMDKLIQLAEHPKLIEPLLVDYKKDTELKSTISHSIEDNGGYDLVIAWIHSDAPQALNIIIECLHKDKKWSLFHVLGSSTDLDEIDQTVKRPLNGRYHQVQLGFIKKGNSTRWLTHKEISTGVIDAIKNNEKRHVVGQL; encoded by the coding sequence TTGAAACGTGCACTGGTAGTCGGTGGTACGGGGATGTTGAAGGAGGCCACTATATGGTTACATCATCAAGGTTACCGGGTCTCTGTAATTGGAAGAAGTCATGAGAAGATGGACAAGTTGATTCAACTAGCTGAACACCCCAAACTCATAGAGCCACTCTTAGTCGATTATAAAAAAGATACGGAACTAAAAAGTACTATCTCTCACTCCATTGAAGACAATGGTGGGTATGATTTAGTGATTGCGTGGATTCATTCTGATGCTCCACAGGCGTTAAATATAATCATAGAATGCTTACATAAGGATAAAAAATGGAGCCTTTTTCATGTGCTAGGTAGTAGTACGGATTTAGACGAAATTGATCAAACAGTTAAGCGACCTTTGAATGGTAGATACCATCAAGTTCAATTAGGGTTTATTAAAAAAGGAAATTCTACTCGCTGGTTGACCCATAAAGAGATATCAACAGGGGTTATAGATGCGATTAAAAATAACGAAAAGCGTCATGTGGTCGGTCAACTATAA
- a CDS encoding DUF3889 domain-containing protein has product MYFPYQYYNPRTNYDWRQQPIRGQASWTTGGSVTQCNIPWSDNEFLTVAVSPNSLYTCGQTLKVDYPQTGREVLVEVVDTVPGYPPNKINLHQKAFEALGANPDMGIINVMITPSPELEQEQFGRYLVEVAQVAYPMYRVVDYQFLGREEVASNRVKESYEFTLASPQERIKVRGNVIYNPQTNRVISFDLNEVES; this is encoded by the coding sequence ATGTATTTTCCATATCAGTATTATAATCCGAGAACAAACTATGATTGGAGACAGCAACCAATAAGAGGTCAGGCTTCATGGACGACGGGCGGATCAGTGACTCAATGTAATATTCCATGGTCAGATAATGAATTCCTGACGGTAGCTGTCAGTCCAAATAGCCTTTACACCTGTGGGCAAACGTTAAAAGTCGATTACCCCCAAACGGGGCGAGAGGTATTGGTTGAAGTTGTAGATACTGTTCCAGGCTATCCACCAAACAAAATCAATTTACATCAAAAGGCTTTTGAAGCTTTGGGTGCCAATCCCGATATGGGCATCATTAACGTGATGATCACTCCTTCACCTGAACTAGAGCAAGAGCAATTCGGTAGATATCTAGTAGAAGTGGCACAAGTTGCATATCCAATGTATCGAGTAGTAGATTATCAATTTCTTGGTAGGGAGGAAGTAGCCTCTAACAGGGTAAAGGAAAGTTATGAATTCACATTAGCTTCACCGCAAGAGAGAATCAAGGTAAGAGGAAATGTCATTTATAACCCCCAAACGAACCGAGTGATTTCATTCGACTTGAATGAAGTAGAAAGTTAG
- the htpX gene encoding protease HtpX, producing MGKRILFFILTNILVMTTIIIVWSLITTFTDFGGSFESQSGILGLDLVSIGIFSIIVGFAGSFISLAMSRWMAKKMMKVKVLDPNGSLSPQEKTVVEKVHRLSRAAGLMHMPEVGIYNAREVNAFATGPSKKRSLVAVSSGLLQSMDDDAVEGVIAHEVAHVSNGDMVTMTLLQGVVNTFVVFFSRIAAILVSRLVKPELQFVVRFAAIIIFQILFSILGSLVVMAYSRYREFHADRGGADLAGKDKMAHALRSLKNQVFNAEETDDAAIQTLKINNKRSTSMFSSHPDIDERIRRLEAK from the coding sequence GTGGGTAAAAGAATTCTATTTTTCATACTTACAAACATATTAGTAATGACCACAATCATCATCGTTTGGTCACTGATCACTACATTCACTGACTTTGGCGGTTCATTCGAAAGCCAGAGTGGAATTTTAGGATTAGATTTAGTATCAATTGGTATATTCAGTATCATTGTCGGTTTTGCAGGCTCCTTCATTTCACTAGCCATGTCTCGTTGGATGGCTAAGAAAATGATGAAAGTGAAAGTGCTAGACCCAAATGGCAGCCTTTCACCTCAAGAGAAAACAGTCGTCGAGAAAGTTCACCGTCTATCACGCGCTGCAGGACTAATGCATATGCCAGAAGTCGGTATTTACAATGCACGTGAAGTTAATGCTTTCGCAACAGGACCTTCGAAGAAACGTTCGTTGGTAGCAGTCTCTAGTGGTTTACTTCAATCGATGGATGACGATGCCGTTGAAGGTGTTATCGCTCACGAGGTTGCACACGTTTCAAATGGTGACATGGTCACGATGACATTACTTCAAGGTGTAGTGAATACATTCGTGGTGTTCTTCTCACGTATCGCAGCGATTCTAGTTTCTCGATTAGTGAAACCTGAACTACAATTCGTCGTGCGATTCGCAGCGATTATCATTTTCCAGATTCTATTCTCAATCTTAGGTTCACTAGTCGTCATGGCGTACTCTCGTTACCGTGAATTCCATGCTGACAGAGGTGGTGCAGACCTAGCTGGTAAGGATAAGATGGCTCATGCGCTTCGTTCATTGAAAAATCAAGTGTTCAATGCGGAAGAAACAGATGATGCGGCTATTCAGACTCTTAAAATCAACAACAAGAGATCAACTAGCATGTTCTCATCTCACCCAGATATCGATGAAAGAATCCGTCGCTTAGAAGCGAAATAA
- a CDS encoding DUF2178 domain-containing protein, with protein MSESMLNTLAGLSGIAFAAVGMIITYVIFKKVGKKKRWFDERNQFVTNYAKALSWNVTLVSMMIAWCVVIIFDGISFAFFLLTALYLVHCISLLFTGMVASKKA; from the coding sequence TTGAGTGAGAGTATGTTGAACACTTTGGCGGGATTATCAGGTATTGCTTTTGCTGCAGTTGGAATGATTATTACTTATGTGATATTCAAGAAGGTTGGAAAGAAAAAACGTTGGTTTGATGAGCGCAATCAATTTGTTACGAATTATGCTAAAGCTTTATCATGGAATGTGACTTTAGTATCCATGATGATTGCATGGTGCGTAGTAATCATTTTTGATGGTATTTCATTTGCTTTCTTTTTACTGACAGCATTATATCTTGTGCACTGTATCTCCTTATTGTTCACTGGGATGGTAGCTTCCAAAAAAGCGTAA
- a CDS encoding helix-turn-helix transcriptional regulator: protein MQNLIKQKRNSLHMTQDDLSRKLDVSRQTVISLEKGKYKPSLVLANKLAQVFGCSIEEIFIFEGDENVE, encoded by the coding sequence ATGCAAAATTTAATTAAGCAAAAAAGAAATTCCCTGCACATGACGCAAGATGATCTCTCAAGAAAACTTGATGTTTCTAGACAGACAGTAATCTCCTTAGAAAAAGGGAAATATAAACCATCCTTAGTATTAGCAAATAAATTAGCCCAGGTATTTGGGTGTTCCATAGAGGAAATATTTATTTTTGAAGGAGATGAAAATGTTGAGTGA